In Paraburkholderia terrae, a genomic segment contains:
- a CDS encoding DUF1993 domain-containing protein, with protein MYYQAILQITHALKTVDALLDKAQRYADEKNFDVNVLMDGRLAPDMKPLVYQIQSACDYVKAGAAWLSGQKPPVHEDNEQTIDEVRARIRKTVEFAKSVTEEQYANASEQKVKMSWAPGKVIEGQVYLLQMTIPNVYFHICMAYAILRQNGVDVGKMDFLGQIDFVNA; from the coding sequence ATGTACTACCAGGCCATATTGCAAATCACACACGCCCTGAAGACTGTCGATGCGTTGCTTGACAAGGCACAACGCTACGCCGACGAGAAGAATTTCGACGTCAACGTGCTGATGGATGGCCGTCTGGCGCCTGACATGAAGCCGCTTGTTTACCAGATTCAGAGCGCGTGCGACTACGTGAAGGCTGGCGCGGCCTGGCTATCTGGACAGAAGCCGCCGGTCCACGAAGACAACGAGCAGACAATCGATGAAGTGCGTGCTCGTATCCGGAAAACCGTAGAGTTCGCGAAAAGCGTTACGGAGGAACAGTACGCGAATGCAAGCGAACAGAAGGTGAAAATGTCGTGGGCCCCGGGCAAGGTCATTGAAGGGCAGGTTTACCTTTTGCAAATGACTATTCCAAACGTCTACTTTCACATCTGTATGGCGTATGCAATCCTACGTCAGAACGGTGTTGACGTTGGAAAGATGGATTTTCTCGGGCAGATCGATTTCGTCAATGCATGA
- the trxA gene encoding thioredoxin TrxA, with product MNELIKQVSDASFEQDVVKSDKPVLLDFWAEWCGPCKMTAPVLDEVAQVYGNRLQVAKLNVDEHQATPVKFGIRGIPTLILFKNGAVVGQKVGALTKSQLTAFLDSNL from the coding sequence ATGAACGAACTAATCAAGCAAGTTAGTGACGCGTCCTTTGAACAGGATGTTGTCAAATCGGATAAACCGGTCCTGCTGGATTTCTGGGCAGAGTGGTGTGGCCCATGCAAGATGACTGCGCCGGTTCTCGATGAAGTGGCGCAGGTCTACGGAAACCGGTTGCAGGTTGCCAAGCTGAATGTGGACGAGCACCAGGCCACACCGGTCAAGTTCGGTATTCGCGGGATCCCGACATTGATCCTCTTCAAGAATGGTGCCGTGGTTGGACAGAAGGTCGGCGCTCTCACCAAATCGCAGTTGACAGCTTTCCTTGACAGCAATCTGTGA
- a CDS encoding ArsR/SmtB family transcription factor: MNIDVIHKALANPVRRNILGWLRSPQAYFQDQEFPLDFGVCAKSIDRRCGLAQSTVSEHLKTLLSANLITSRRISQCVFFNRNESVIQAFLKHAHAKL; this comes from the coding sequence ATCAATATCGATGTGATCCACAAGGCACTTGCCAATCCAGTTCGCCGGAACATTCTAGGCTGGCTGCGCTCGCCGCAAGCCTACTTTCAAGATCAAGAATTTCCACTGGATTTTGGTGTTTGTGCGAAAAGCATTGATCGACGCTGTGGTCTCGCGCAGTCGACAGTGTCGGAACACCTCAAGACGCTACTAAGCGCTAACCTCATAACGTCCAGACGCATTAGCCAATGCGTGTTTTTCAATCGCAACGAATCCGTGATCCAGGCGTTTCTGAAACACGCCCACGCTAAACTTTGA
- the yghU gene encoding glutathione-dependent disulfide-bond oxidoreductase: MSDQQDYIPPKVWTWAKPNGGTFADTNRPVAGATHERELPVGRHPLQLYSLGTPNGVKVTIMLEELLERGHTGAEYDAWLIEIKKGDQFGSGFVAVNPNSKIPALVDQSLTEPLSVFETGSILVYLAEKFGEFLPKDIAGRTDVLNWLFWQVGSTPYFGGGFTHFYSYAPVKIEYAIDRFAMEMKRQLDVLDRRLADRQYIAGHDYSIADMAIFPWYGGLVMGLYDTAGEFLSVHEYGNVVRWAEEIAARPAVQRGRMVNRTWGDDLTRQLPERHDPTDFLTKTKDKLPG, translated from the coding sequence ATGAGTGATCAGCAAGACTACATACCGCCCAAGGTATGGACGTGGGCGAAGCCCAACGGCGGAACATTTGCGGACACTAACCGGCCCGTCGCTGGCGCAACGCACGAAAGGGAACTGCCTGTAGGGCGCCATCCACTTCAGCTCTATTCTCTGGGCACGCCGAATGGTGTGAAGGTCACCATCATGCTGGAAGAGTTGCTCGAGCGTGGACATACCGGTGCAGAGTATGATGCGTGGCTCATTGAGATCAAGAAGGGAGATCAGTTCGGCAGCGGATTCGTCGCTGTCAATCCGAACTCCAAGATTCCCGCATTGGTCGATCAGAGCCTGACCGAACCTCTCTCCGTTTTCGAAACGGGTTCCATCCTCGTCTACCTCGCCGAAAAATTCGGCGAATTCCTCCCAAAGGACATTGCAGGGCGTACCGACGTTCTGAACTGGCTGTTCTGGCAGGTTGGCAGCACTCCCTACTTCGGCGGCGGCTTCACGCATTTCTATTCCTATGCACCTGTCAAGATCGAGTACGCCATCGACCGGTTTGCAATGGAAATGAAGCGCCAGCTTGACGTGCTTGATCGCAGGCTTGCTGACCGGCAGTACATCGCGGGCCACGACTACAGCATTGCCGACATGGCTATCTTCCCGTGGTACGGCGGCCTTGTGATGGGTTTGTACGACACAGCAGGCGAGTTTCTTTCGGTCCATGAGTACGGGAACGTCGTTCGCTGGGCGGAAGAAATCGCTGCGCGGCCTGCGGTGCAGCGTGGGCGAATGGTGAACCGGACGTGGGGTGACGATCTTACCAGGCAACTGCCAGAGCGTCACGATCCGACAGATTTTCTGACTAAAACAAAGGACAAGCTTCCAGGCTAG
- the grxC gene encoding glutaredoxin 3 has product MSKVMMYSRQICPYCDRAERLLRARGVEQIEKVMIDTDAGQREQMMARTGRRTVPQIYIGETHVGGFDDLAALDREGGLARLLERSA; this is encoded by the coding sequence ATGAGCAAGGTGATGATGTACAGCAGGCAGATCTGTCCTTATTGCGACAGGGCTGAGCGCCTGCTGCGAGCACGTGGAGTGGAGCAGATCGAGAAGGTAATGATCGACACGGATGCGGGGCAACGTGAGCAGATGATGGCACGCACGGGGCGTCGCACTGTACCTCAGATTTATATCGGGGAAACGCACGTCGGAGGGTTCGACGATCTTGCTGCACTTGATCGTGAGGGCGGGCTAGCAAGGCTGCTCGAAAGATCGGCTTGA